Below is a genomic region from Oryzias melastigma strain HK-1 linkage group LG7, ASM292280v2, whole genome shotgun sequence.
CTGCTAAACAGAACCAGCAGCACTGAAAGCATGGGAGATGTCCTCCAACGGGAAGGTCATACCTCACACTCCTCTGGCCGTAGACTTCTGGCACGTGCGGAAATGTCCGAGCGCGCGGCTGTTCTTCCTGTCCCACATGCACTCGGACCACACGGTGGGTCTGACCTCCACCTGGAGCGGCCGGCCCATCTACTGCTCCCCGGTCACCGCCAAGCTGCTGCGGATCAAGCTGAAGGTGAGGAGCAGTGAGGTGGAGAAGCAAAGGCGGCCTGGAACCTCCGAGGATGAGAAACGCCTGCTTTAagatgctttttcatttcaataaaacaacaaatacaacctggaaaatgaaatggaacagaataaataataaaaaatactattcTGCCATGTTAACGTTTATAAGAAagcaaaaaaggtgaaaaataatTAGAAGGGTGActaaaatgtcctaaatttaCCTGTAGAGATCCTGAATTAGGCAACAAGATTTACTCAACAACGTTTTCATGATCCCAGCATCCAAAGATTTATCAAAcgacaatatttaatttagtaaaacGATTGCATTATGACTAGAGCttccacgattagtcgactaatttaatagtcgattggtcgttaatttatattatatgaagtcaaagtgtggtaaagttgaacaaatttATGAGCGCTCGGTAACACAAAATacacttttgttatatttgggtccgtaagaccaaaactttatgTTTAGTTACGAATagttaaagctaatgatggttaagatgtgtgctttacatccactttgagaaaaaaatacatatttacataaaaagacatttatgagaataaaatcaCTGATTTATGCTTacaaaaagttgcaattttaaagaaaaaaagtcatgtttttatgtttattattcaATGGGTTACATCAAACACTATTGAACACTAACTTTTTAATTCATGTTGCAGACAATTCAGAGAAATCGAATGAACATAACGCTGATCAAGAATCTAGCTGAAACTGCtttactttatttgtaaatgCCCAACTTTACTTCcccaaaattataattttaatttcaagaGATCATGACTGTTTCTTTGAGAAATTAcgactttttaaatcatgaattTGTATCttataaaatgttgactttctgAATAATTGAATGactattttaatgaaaatcttgactttttttcccctcatatttgtatttgtgtttcttttatggCACCCCTAATattattttgtactttaaacatttaaattggcAAAACGTGCAAAACACAAGCTTCAAAATACACATGATCATGTCCAAAAAATTGtatgaaacaattaaaaactttgtagcttaatattatttaaaaaaaagtcacctaaaacattgaagtgcataaGCTAGCTCAGGTCTCCCGTgaaaagagatctaatctcaatgggatttcctggtaaaataaaggttaattgaaataaaactataatttttactgttaatttagatcatattaatgcaaaaacattttgatttaatttgtctCCAATTTGTCCCTTAATTTGTCCAATCTCCAATGCTTTCAGAGGCATCAAGGAGtgtaaagaaatacaaagaacaaaaatattgaagtaTTTTCTATAATTGtttgaataaatatgtttttgtttatttctgtgctCAGGTCAAAGAGCAGTGGATTCATCCTCTGGAGATCGGTGAACCGTATTTGCTCCCATTGGACGACATAGGCAAGGAGAGGCTAACAGTCACCCTGATCGATGCTAACCACTGTCCGGGGTCCgtcatgtttctgtttcagggtTACTTCGGCTCAATCCTGTACACAGGTCAGCCGCGCTGCTCCAGATTCTTCAGTCATTATTGAGGTTTAATGCAATACTAAGAAGACTAACCTTCACCCCGGTTATCCTCCATTTCAGGTGATTTCAGATATTCACCCTCGATGCTTCGTGAGCCTTGTTTGATGAACCACACCACTATAGACGTTCTGTATCTGGACGATACCAACTGTGACCCCAACCGCACGCTGCCTACCAGGCAGAAAGCAACTGAAGAAATCAAGGAGATCATCCGCAGACATCCTGACCACAATGTTGTGATAGGTGAGGTCATGCAAACCAAacgtatttatatatattttttactcagCTGTCCAACCAAAATAATTGCAAGAAGAAAGTGAACAGAAATGTGCACCAGAGAGCTCTGCTTATTATAACCctttaatattttcttcttatttatgCTAGTTTAAAGCTGTAAACAACACAAGTCTAATGTTTTTGGGggagaaatgtttaaaattatcAAAATACTTATAAAAGCATCCAGTTGGAAACTTCTGATTTTGTTTGCTGAAATTTGGCAGaaagcaaaagcaaaatattCCACTATGTCTAATGTAACAAGGAAATAATGTATTTtgattaacacattaataactTAAACAAGTAGTTTAGGTTTTTGCTTTGAAACACAAaggtaaaaatagaaacaaaaaaaaaacattcattaaaaacataaaaaaatgaaactaatatTGCTCAAAGATCCTTACCAATCaagttttgatctattttaaagcattctcagtggttttttagtataaatatacaatttttaggcaaaaaaacaatttcttgaACCATTTTCAAAcgttcttttctctcagtttttgtagatctGGTCTCAAGACGTAAACTTTATCAGatactacatgttttagcacgTTTTGCATtcataaataggcctcaatgaacaaatgttttaatgtgatgtgtgtgtatatttatgctttgaagtactttattcatgttttatccAATatacgttttaaaaaaaataattttatgcttttatcctgttgttttttgtttttgttttcactgatctgataaatgatccgaaccgtgaccctaaaaccgtgacacgatccgagtGAGtgttgtgatccgttacacctctATTTAATACATATCATTTTAATTTCCagtaaaaagtcaaacataAATCAACTTTACAAACATATCATATTAAAAAGTGAGAATCGTGATTACATTTATGAATCATTGAGCTTGATTTGTTAGTTAAATTGGATCACCAACTaagtaatgttttaaaatgtttaattttcttcatctttcatgagaaaaagcaacaaaaaaaatgtaaaaatacacaaaaaacgtGATCGTCTTTGGGGTGGGCTTGTAATCAGGTATGGATAGATGCCAAATGCAACATACaccattttaaagttaatattgTGCAAAATATACTATatgcaaaatataaatatacaaacCCCATtactatgtttttgttttatgtataaTAAAGTGGCAGCTTTTTGCTTCCGCCatgattttgtatttaattctTCCACACTGTGTTCACTTGATGCATCGTTTAGTTTCCACAGTAGGAAGAGATCTTTCTAAACAATATATATCTGCACCTTAGTGTGCTCTCTCTTCCACTAAATCCACACATTAACCATCGGGTGATCCTAATGCTTCATTACAAACCATTTTCTCTTcaaattgaataaaacaaaatgtaaaagaggACAAACCTACTGCCGTCCTCCAGCTCCAATTGTTCTCTTCTTTTTGTAGGTCTGTACTCTCTGGGTAAGGAGTCCCTTCTTGTGGAGCTTGCCAAAGAGTTTCATACCTGGGTTGAGGTGAGTTATGAGAGAATGGAAACCCTCAAAGTTCTGGAGCTGCAAGACGTCTTTACCACTAAGCAAGGAGACGGCCGTCTCAGAGTTGTGGATCAGTCCGAGATCACCTCTGCAGCGTTGCACGACTGGAACAGCGAACAGTCCACTTTGGTCATTTTGCCCACCAGCAGACCTATCATCTCCTACCTTCCCAATGTCCACGTAGTTCCTTATTCGGACCACTCCTCCTACCAGGAGGTGGTGGATTTTGTCTCCACGCTTAAGCCGTTGTCCCTCATACCCATTGTAAGAAATTATCTACCTGGGAGTCTGATGGCACTAGTGCCACACAAAAAGTGTTGTGAAATATTCATCCCCGAATCAGTGCGGCACTACATGCTAAGACAGCCCGAGAGAGCGCTCAGCTCTTCAGCGAACGCCGGCCTTCGCCGCACACACTGCAGAGCTCTTATTCCCAAAGGAGTGGTCTTCGATTCTCCGCTGAAGGGATCCAAGCAGGCTCGTCACGACACTTGGGAGGCAGATAGCTTGGAGAAGACTGGCTCTGAAGAAGAAATGGACTTTGAAAGCAGCGAAAGAGGCTCTGACTGCGTCTTGTTCGATCCGAGCATAAAACTCACTCCTGACAAAAGCAGTGATGGAGCTGAAGATTCATGGAACCTCAGTGTTGTTCACACAGTGTCTGAAGCCATGATGGCAGAGTTTGTGCCTCTCAGTAAATTCACTCAAACGGAGATTTCTGCCAGCACCAAGGCCTTCTTGAAGCCTCTCGCCATCACCAGACCTCAATTTAAAGCCAAATCTAAAGCCTTCAACAACAAAAGAGCTCATAAAGCTGTTCAGAGGAGCCCAGCACTGTCAGATGGGGATAACTCGCACAGTGGGAATGATCAGACGCACTCACCATCTTTGTTTCCCAGCAGTCCTGAGAGTGTCTCCTGCACTTCGTCCAGCTCCTCCACAGGGTTGCGTAAGCAGATAGAGAAGCTAGAAAACAGGCTGCTGGAGTGTCTCCCCTTCACAGAGAAAGACCTGAAGCACACGGGCCTCTTGTCCCAAAACTTCATCAAGATGTTCTCCTTCTCGCCTGTGAAACTTTCAGAAGACGAGGATCTCTAACAAATACTGTGAACGTTTCTCTGGCCTTCTGTTTAGAGCCTTTTTGAGTTGAAAAAGTGCACcttaaaactttcttttcactaaaatggatttatttttgcttgagtTGCACCTTTATTCTGATTCTGGCTATAAAACATGCTGGACAGAGAGATTTTGTGTTGAATAATTAAGAAGAAATTTGAGagtttgttgcaaaaaaaaaaaaaaaactgtcataatAATGAGCAGAGTTGAGATATTTTAAGGAGTAATGAAGGAACTTGAATGCAGCTTCCCTCTGGTATGTGTGGACTTACATGCACAGCTTAACCAGAATGTCGGTCAAATTCCAACTCCTCTCTTCTGTTGTTCTCATATTAAGTTTGACCTGCAGGATGCAGATAAATATTTGTCAAATCTcagttttctactttttgttgtttcaatCTTAAAACCATCTTTTCTGTTGTCTTGCTGTttgtaacattaaaaataaaagctttatttatgtttgtttagtGTTTGTTGGTTGTAAAGCCATTCTGTCTAAATTATAAcctataaaagtgttttttttttctttgcacttacatttttatttcatttgaagctAGAACAGTGTTGTGCACACCTACATGTGTTACTGTACTACTTACTGAGGTATTGCCTTTAACTTAGCCATGTTGTagcttttgtttaattattaacaCTAAAggtttactattattttatggTAATCCCTTTAAAAGTTGTTAAGTATTAGGGTTTTGATCATATTGTTGCCTGATAAAGATGTTTCTACAATTGTTTAAGTGTTATAGGATTTCATTCTGTTAACCTTGCACATATTTTGTACTAAAGATGTGAACTAGAGGGGTGGAGGTATATAACATTCAACTTTTTACGCGCTTTACAACATAATGGCaccttttgatttttattcaaatttgctCTTTAGTTGTAAGAACGCAACTGTTCCAACCAGAATTATGTGTAGAAAGTCAGTTTAAAATGTCAGTGCCACTGAAGCCCGCAGAATAAAGCTGGAGTTACATTCAACCTTCtacattacatttttgtgaattcCTTCTGTTAAGGTTTATTTCCAGGTACTTTTAAAGACAATcctgtttctggtgttttaacTTGCTCTTGGCGCACTTTTCTGaacgtatataaagaaaattaagcttaaaagtgcatttctgagcaGATGAAATAATGCCGTTGAAAAAAGCTTGATGACACAGGTGCTActggccacaagctccccgcaccgctccacttgcagacaaatagatccatgtacgtctttgttttcttcgacTGCGCTGACAtcaggatcaaaactgtacggctagatagctccaatactgctcgccaCTTTTACTGCATTGATATCATTAGCTTTGAgctgtgagggtctgtaagcttaacaaagggatgatgggaagttggtgcaggcttactccgtgctaaaagtcccacccacatcctataaaatgacagtttttcttatttaggctaaaaacggcataagtatgattaaaaaaaaacactggaaacgctttgaaaataggtcaaaagatgactggagtggaatttaaacattttcattttctgctcaGAGAGATGATAGTAATATgcgttttttttatcttttttttttcattcattcccTCTTCATTCATTAGTTTGTAATCTTTCATCAAACCCATTCAACACAACTGGAGGAGTTTTTGCTTTGAAGTGAACGTTAgttaaagtctttatttatgACTGGAGAAACATTCAACTACACTGTTAAAGAGCAGAATTCCCTCTGGAGACTTTTCACTGTCAACTTGCCACCAGCAACTTGATTTCAATAAGGGGAGATAACAGGAATACAAGTAAAGTAATACTGGtgtcacagaaaaatgtttatgaattaAGTCCACGATCTTTGATTATTAGGCTGGACTGGCGACGTCGTACGTGTTGGACCATAGTTGTATAAATGCCAGACTATTCCAAAGCATCGCTTCAGGTAGAGAACAGGGTGCAGGAGAACCACGAACCATCTAAAATGCAGAATGAGTGACGCAACAACCCAACGTACCTGTAAGGGAGGTTGATCTTTCTTATTGAAATTGTGCCAAAAGCTTCCTCTGACAAATGATTTGAAGactattctttttttacagttagATTGTCTTTGATCATTCCAACTATTTTGCATAAAGATACAGATAGGGAACGTCCAAGTGAACAAAGCAAATCTGAAGATGTTTCTGTGCATTTTATCATCCCTACAATTGGTTATTGTACAGTGGACAAAAAAGTGGCTATTTGTCTTAGAAAAAGTTCCCtaaaaagtccttttttatttgataatcaAATTTGTATAAAATTCAAGAACTTCAACATGAAAACCAGTTATAGATAAATGTCAGACTCTGCCTGTCAGGCTGAAAGATCAGCTCAAACAGCTTAAAGATAAACAGAATATgctgaaacaacagaaaaaaagaagcggAAAACTGTCAAAATTTGATTAGAGCTTTAAAAAAGCCCAAGAGGCcttcaaaaacagacattttttagtTAAGAGAATACAACAGTAAAATGGTCCAGAATCAAAATCACCATCTGAGCCTAAAACTTTTAGCTTCTGCCCAGAAAGAATCTGCCATCCAAGAGCTGAAGGGCCTGCTTAAAAAAGCTGGAAGACCAAATGAGAACGTTCAAAAGCTAAAGCGCCAGAcagtttcataaataaaaaaaaagttcacagagcctaaaaaactaaaaccatcGACTTGAAAGGAAAGAACAGCAGAAAGGTTATTTGAGTTCATAAACTTCAGAATCAAAATAGACTC
It encodes:
- the dclre1b gene encoding 5' exonuclease Apollo; amino-acid sequence: MSSNGKVIPHTPLAVDFWHVRKCPSARLFFLSHMHSDHTVGLTSTWSGRPIYCSPVTAKLLRIKLKVKEQWIHPLEIGEPYLLPLDDIGKERLTVTLIDANHCPGSVMFLFQGYFGSILYTGDFRYSPSMLREPCLMNHTTIDVLYLDDTNCDPNRTLPTRQKATEEIKEIIRRHPDHNVVIGLYSLGKESLLVELAKEFHTWVEVSYERMETLKVLELQDVFTTKQGDGRLRVVDQSEITSAALHDWNSEQSTLVILPTSRPIISYLPNVHVVPYSDHSSYQEVVDFVSTLKPLSLIPIVRNYLPGSLMALVPHKKCCEIFIPESVRHYMLRQPERALSSSANAGLRRTHCRALIPKGVVFDSPLKGSKQARHDTWEADSLEKTGSEEEMDFESSERGSDCVLFDPSIKLTPDKSSDGAEDSWNLSVVHTVSEAMMAEFVPLSKFTQTEISASTKAFLKPLAITRPQFKAKSKAFNNKRAHKAVQRSPALSDGDNSHSGNDQTHSPSLFPSSPESVSCTSSSSSTGLRKQIEKLENRLLECLPFTEKDLKHTGLLSQNFIKMFSFSPVKLSEDEDL